The Sporosarcina ureae genomic sequence GCAAGGACGCAAAAGTAGGTAGGGTTTGCGTTGCTTAAGGGAAACAACCAGTAGAACAATGACCGCGGCAAAAGAGGTCCAATCAGAATCTACATGCTATATAAATCAACACATATAATCGTTGTCAAACGTAACATTTATTATCCTATACAAAAAGCGAGCTCCCCAATAGGGGACGCTCGCTTTTTTCAATTCACATCGCTTCAAATGCTTGATCTAAGTCTGCCATAATATCATCCATATGCTCTAGCCCTACAGATAAGCGCAGTAACGCATCAGACACACCCATCTTCTCGCGGTCTTCTTTTGGCACAGCGGAGTGTGTCATCGTCGCGGGGTGCTGCATTAGCGTCTCTGCATCGCCTAGACTCACCGCCAACTTGACGAGCGATAAATGATTCAGCAACTTCTGCGCCTCTTCTTTTCCGCCTTTGATCGTAAAGGAAATCAAACCGCCACCCATTTTCATCTGCTTCTTCGCAATCTCATACTGCGGATGCTGGTCATCAAACGGATAGAATACTTCTTCTACTTTCGGATGCTTCTGTAAATACTCAAAAAGTATCTTGGCATTGGCTGAATGTCGGTCCATTCGGATAGGTAATGTCTTAATACCGCGTAACATCAGCCACGCATCGAATGGTGAAATGATACCGCCAAAATCTTTTAACACAGTCCCACGAAGTGTCGCCATCTCGTCTGCATCTTTCCCAACGAGCAACCCTGCGATCACATCACCGTGTCCATTAATATATTTCGTTGCGCTATGAAGCACATAATCTACACCGAATGTTAAAGGTGTTTGAATATAAGGAGAGCAGAAAGTATTATCCACTACAACTTTCAAGTTATGGCGCTTGGCTACATTAACTACCGCTTCGAGATCTACCAACTCCATCGTCGGATTAATCGGCGTTTCTATATATATACATGTAGTCTCAGGCTTCACCGCTTGTTCAATCTCTTGTTCCGTTTTCATGGAGATTAAATCATGCGTGATATTATACTTCTCTTCCAATATTTTTAAGAATCCGAATGTGCACCCATAAATGCCACGCGAGCAAATCACATGATCATTGGCTTTTGTCAAATGAACGAGCACCGCACTGACCGCGGCCATCCCCGAGGCAAATGCAAGGCCTGCTGCCCCCTCTTCCATCTTGGCAATACGTTCTTCAAGCACTGCGACCGTCGGATTTCCTAAACGAGAATAAATATTCCCCGCTTCCTCACCAGCAAAACGCCGCTCTCCTTGTTCAGCCGAATCAAATACATAGGTTGAGGTTTGGTAGAGTGGCACAGCTAGACTTCCTTGATGATCTTTGCTGTCGTATCCTTCATGTATCATGGCCGTCTCTTTATGCCAATCGCTATTTTGCTTCATATTGATTCCTCCTAGTTATAACTTATTCTTGTTGCAATGAAAGCGCTTTAGTCTAGTGTACATCGATTGTTAGCAAAACGAAAGAGCAATCATTTTCATTTATTTAAATTTTTTAAAAAATGTCGATTTCCGTTCTAGGTGGATGCTTTCCACTACCATCTGCTGCGTGTTGTGGTTAGTTCATGTTGTTTTTTAAAACCGAAGTGTATTTCTTTAATTCACATTCTAGAAATGAAACGCTTGACCTAAATCCGATAAATTGGTATGCTAGGATTTGTGTAAAATATTCGCAGCAGTTATGTGTTCTGTTTTGTCCAGTCTATTCCTTTTTTAAAGGTGCACCACGTAACCTCGAGGCTGCAGGGGCGAAGTTGCA encodes the following:
- the megL gene encoding methionine gamma-lyase is translated as MKQNSDWHKETAMIHEGYDSKDHQGSLAVPLYQTSTYVFDSAEQGERRFAGEEAGNIYSRLGNPTVAVLEERIAKMEEGAAGLAFASGMAAVSAVLVHLTKANDHVICSRGIYGCTFGFLKILEEKYNITHDLISMKTEQEIEQAVKPETTCIYIETPINPTMELVDLEAVVNVAKRHNLKVVVDNTFCSPYIQTPLTFGVDYVLHSATKYINGHGDVIAGLLVGKDADEMATLRGTVLKDFGGIISPFDAWLMLRGIKTLPIRMDRHSANAKILFEYLQKHPKVEEVFYPFDDQHPQYEIAKKQMKMGGGLISFTIKGGKEEAQKLLNHLSLVKLAVSLGDAETLMQHPATMTHSAVPKEDREKMGVSDALLRLSVGLEHMDDIMADLDQAFEAM